The genomic segment CGGAAGCGGCGGGCGCGCGGCGGCCGGCGGGGGTTCTGCCCCCGGTGGATTTTTCCTCGTTCGTCCTCGGGCTGGGGCAGATGGCCTTGACCTGGATGGGTGAGCTGCCGGTCCCGGGGACCGAGGAGTACAGCGTGGACCTCGAGCAGGCGCGCCACTCCATCGACATCTTCGACATGCTCGAGGCCAAGACGCGCGGGAATCTCACCCGGGACGAGGAGACCCTGCTTCGGACCCTGGAGGAGGAGCTCAAGCTCAAGTATGTCCGCGCGGTCGAACGAAAGGGCCCATAGCTCGGGCCGCGATCCGGTAGATCGAAGGGGACAGCCCCCATCCTGGAGCACCGGGGCCTCGCGGCGCCTGGAGCGCGGAAGGAGCGTGGTGCCATCAGCGGGAACTCCTTGAGGCGGGTGTGCGTGCGGGCACTGGTCCTGTGGGGGGTCATGTCTGTGTGCGCCTCGGCCTCCGATCTGCCGGAACGTTGGGTCGGGGATGCGGTCGATCCGGGGCGCAGGGGCGACTTCCTGTCGGGCCTCGAGGCGGAGCGATCCGCCGGAGCCTACGGCGACATGGCACCCCTGGCGGCGGCACTGCTTCGGCGCGCCCGGGAGGCGGCCGATCCCGCACGGGCCGAGAGCCTCGCCAGCCTGGCCGCCGAAGCGGCCCCGGCGGACCCTCGGCCCCGGGTGTTCCTGGCGCGGCTCTACTTCCCGGAACGCCCCCTGGCGGCTTCGGCCGAGGGTTCCCGGTGGCTGGTACGGGTGCTCTCGGATCCCTGGGCCCAGGCCGTGGCCCTGCGGCGCATGGGGGCCGGGGCCGCCCTGGCTTCGTGGGCCGCCGCCCTGGCCCTGCTGCTGCTGGCGGGAACGGCCTGGGGCGCCCTCGTGTTCCACGACTACCGCGACAGCTTTCCCCGTCGTTTTCGGGAGCGGACCCCGGCCATCTTCGCCGTGCTCGCCGGCGTGGCCCTGTGGACGGCCGGCGCCGGACCCGCGCTGTTCGCCCTGCTCGCCGGCCTGGCCCTCGCGCCCTACCTTCCCCGCCCCGCACGCTGGGTGCTGGGAGCGTGTCTGGGGGTGGGCTGCCTTCTTCCCGCGTCCCTGGACGCGCTCTCGGCCGTCGCCGGCGCCCCCGGCGAACGGGCCTGGGCCCTCTACCGGGTATGGAAGGGCGACGGCGGAGCAGCGCTCGCGGCAGACCTGGAGCGCACCTTTTCCGCCGGCGACGCCCGGGCCCTGTTTGCCCGCTCCCGGGTCGCGCGCCGGGCCGATCGCCAGGAGGACGCGGCGGCCCTCCTGGGGCAGGCGCTCTCCCTGCCGACCGCACCGCGGTCCCTGATATACCAGGAGCTCGGGACCCTGCGGTTCCAGCAGGGGCGCACCGATGAGGCCCTGGCGGCGTTCTCGAGGGCGGGCGAGGAGGATCCGCGGGATCCGCTGCCCTGGCTCAACCGCCACGTGGTGCACCTGGACCGGCTCGAGCTCGGTCTCGCCGACGATGCCCTGGAGCGGGCGCGGGGATTGGGCGCCCCGGGAGTGGATCGAACCCGGAAGCGGTCCACGGAGGCGGCCCGGCATCTGGTCCCCATCGCGCCGGCGCTGCCCGCCGAGTGGATCCGGGATGAGCTCCTGGGCCGGGGCGGGGAGTCGGCGCCCTGGGTCGGCACCCTCTCCCGGGGCCTGTTCTTTGCGTCGGCCGGTTGGAATCCTGCGTTCTTCGCGGTGCTGGCACTGGGCGCGCTCCTCTCCACCGCCAAGGCCGGGAGCGGACGTCGCAGCCATCGGTGTCCGTCCTGCGGGTTCCTGGTGTGCCCCCGGTGCGGGCGCCGGGTCAGGGGCACGCTCCTGTGTCCCGCCTGCTGGGCGGCCCAGCGAGAAGACGAAGCGGACTCGGCGGAGAAGGAGCGCCAGACGCGGCACATCGCTGCGTGGCAGGCCCGGCGTTCCCGCTGGCTGCGGCTGGGCGGTGCCCTGATGCCGGGCTGGAGCTCGTTTCTCGCCACCGGCTCCCTGGTCCAGCTCACCGTCGGAGCCCTGTGGGCGGGCCTGGCGGGATGGGTCGCCCTGGGGGTCCTGTACCCCGTGGCGCTGCTGCCGTGGTCGCCTCCGGGGCGTCCGTGGGGCGC from the Thermodesulfobacteriota bacterium genome contains:
- a CDS encoding DUF1844 domain-containing protein, with product MAEERGFTVRDRRGVKDEGPSAEREGTAEAAGARRPAGVLPPVDFSSFVLGLGQMALTWMGELPVPGTEEYSVDLEQARHSIDIFDMLEAKTRGNLTRDEETLLRTLEEELKLKYVRAVERKGP